A single genomic interval of Buchnera aphidicola str. Bp (Baizongia pistaciae) harbors:
- the pnp gene encoding polyribonucleotide nucleotidyltransferase, protein MLNPIVRKFQYGQHIVTLETGIMARQATAAVLTSMDDTTVFVTVVGQKKLQTEQKFFPMTVNYQERTYAAGRIPGGFFRREGRPSENEILIARLIDRPIRPLFPKRFFNEVQIIATVVSLNPQVNPDIVAIIGASAALSISGMPFLGPIGAARIGYINNQYILNPNVNEIKSSSLDLIISGTEESVLMVEAEANMLTEEQIINAINYGHEQQKIVIKNIEHFAKKVKIPVWEQCLYPVNDDLEKRIIEISEQEIVKAYNIFDKVIRLDVLDKIKSKAIEIIISEYSGIDEFEITSIISNIERKIVRNRVLKNRIRIDGRNKDEIRTLDVRTGVLPRVHGSALFTRGETQSLVSVTLGTSRDAQNLDELLGDKTDNFLFHYNFPPYAVGEIGMVGSPKRREIGHGKLAKRSILAVMPKLDLFPYTIRIVSEITESNGSSSMASVCGASLALMDAGVPISNAIAGIAMGLIKEGDDFVVLTDILGDEDHLGDMDFKISGSKKGITALQMDIKVKGITNEIMKLALYQAKNARIHILNIMKKSLNVPRKDISIFAPRIHTIKINPEKIKDVIGKGGSVIRMLTEETGTTIEIEDDGTVKISAVMQEKAKCAIQRIKEITAEVEVGSVYTGKVTRIVDFGAFVSIGIGKEGLVHISQIAHKRVDKVSDHLRLHQEIFVKVLEVDRQGRLRLSIKGAK, encoded by the coding sequence TTGCTAAACCCTATTGTACGTAAATTTCAATATGGTCAACATATTGTTACATTAGAAACTGGTATAATGGCAAGGCAGGCAACTGCTGCTGTATTAACTAGTATGGACGATACTACAGTATTTGTAACTGTCGTTGGTCAAAAAAAACTACAAACAGAACAAAAATTTTTCCCAATGACTGTAAATTATCAAGAAAGAACATATGCAGCAGGTCGTATACCTGGAGGATTTTTTCGACGTGAGGGTAGGCCCAGCGAAAACGAAATATTAATTGCCCGCTTAATAGATCGTCCTATTCGTCCGTTATTTCCTAAAAGGTTTTTTAATGAAGTTCAAATTATTGCAACTGTAGTATCTTTAAATCCTCAAGTAAACCCGGATATAGTAGCAATTATTGGAGCGTCTGCAGCGTTAAGCATATCTGGTATGCCTTTTTTAGGTCCTATTGGTGCAGCTAGAATAGGGTATATTAACAATCAATATATATTAAATCCTAATGTGAATGAAATAAAATCTAGTTCTTTAGATTTAATTATATCAGGAACAGAAGAATCTGTATTAATGGTTGAAGCAGAAGCAAATATGTTAACCGAAGAACAAATTATTAATGCTATTAATTATGGACATGAACAACAAAAAATAGTAATTAAAAATATTGAACATTTTGCAAAAAAAGTTAAAATTCCTGTATGGGAACAGTGTTTATATCCTGTTAATGACGACTTAGAAAAAAGAATTATTGAAATTTCTGAACAAGAAATAGTAAAAGCATATAATATTTTTGACAAGGTGATAAGATTAGATGTATTAGATAAAATAAAATCTAAAGCAATAGAAATTATAATTAGTGAATATTCTGGAATAGATGAATTTGAAATTACGTCAATTATCAGCAATATTGAAAGAAAAATAGTTAGAAATAGAGTTTTGAAAAATAGAATTCGTATTGACGGTCGAAATAAAGATGAAATTAGAACTTTAGATGTTCGCACAGGAGTTCTTCCTAGAGTGCATGGATCAGCATTATTTACTCGTGGAGAAACGCAATCTTTAGTTTCAGTGACTTTAGGAACGTCACGAGATGCACAGAATTTAGATGAATTGTTAGGTGATAAAACTGATAATTTTTTATTTCATTATAATTTTCCTCCGTATGCTGTAGGTGAAATTGGAATGGTAGGATCACCTAAACGTCGTGAAATTGGTCATGGAAAATTAGCTAAAAGAAGTATATTAGCTGTCATGCCTAAATTAGATTTATTTCCGTATACAATACGGATTGTATCAGAAATTACTGAATCTAATGGTTCTTCATCTATGGCTTCGGTTTGTGGAGCTTCATTAGCACTCATGGATGCAGGAGTTCCTATATCAAACGCTATAGCTGGGATAGCTATGGGGTTAATTAAGGAAGGAGATGATTTTGTAGTTTTAACCGATATTTTAGGTGATGAAGATCATTTAGGTGATATGGATTTTAAAATTTCTGGTAGTAAAAAGGGAATTACAGCATTGCAAATGGACATAAAAGTAAAAGGTATTACTAATGAAATTATGAAATTAGCTTTATATCAAGCAAAAAACGCTAGAATACATATTCTTAATATTATGAAAAAATCATTAAATGTTCCTAGAAAAGATATTTCTATTTTCGCGCCTAGAATTCATACTATTAAAATCAATCCGGAAAAAATAAAAGATGTTATTGGAAAAGGCGGTTCCGTAATAAGAATGTTAACTGAAGAAACTGGTACAACAATTGAAATTGAAGATGATGGAACAGTAAAAATTTCAGCTGTTATGCAAGAAAAAGCAAAATGTGCTATTCAAAGAATTAAAGAAATAACTGCAGAGGTTGAAGTAGGATCTGTTTATACTGGAAAGGTTACTCGAATAGTAGATTTTGGTGCGTTTGTATCTATTGGGATAGGAAAAGAAGGATTAGTCCATATTTCACAAATTGCTCACAAACGTGTAGATAAGGTTTCAGATCATCTTCGTTTACATCAGGAAATTTTTGTAAAAGTATTAGAAGTAGACCGACAAGGTCGTTTGCGACTCAGTATTAAGGGAGCGAAATAA
- the truB gene encoding tRNA pseudouridine(55) synthase TruB translates to MYSEFRSIDGIILIDKPYGLSSHETLQKVKGILKIKKMGHTGTLDPLATGMLPMCCGRATKFSQFLMNFKKRYRVIAKLGQKTSTSDSEGQIIHVRPITFTNLQLQKVLKSFHGKIKQIPSMYSAIKYHGHALYKYARQGIVISRKVRDAIIYELKVLGYSYKHKYLELDIICSKGTYIRTLIEDVGEKLNCGAHVISLRRLQVGNYTSFQMIDIKTLNKLVKYNINVLEHILLSVDNAISCFPEVNIVPNVIKNLQNGQKVKTHSGFINQFVRITEGINRRFIGIGKINNINELYSYRLII, encoded by the coding sequence TTGTATTCTGAATTTAGAAGTATAGATGGAATAATTTTAATAGATAAACCATATGGTTTATCTTCTCATGAAACTCTTCAAAAAGTAAAAGGAATTTTAAAAATCAAGAAGATGGGACATACTGGAACTTTAGATCCATTAGCAACTGGTATGTTGCCAATGTGTTGTGGACGTGCCACCAAATTTTCTCAATTTTTAATGAATTTCAAAAAGCGATACCGTGTTATTGCAAAATTAGGGCAAAAAACATCTACTTCTGATTCTGAAGGTCAAATAATTCATGTTAGACCAATTACGTTTACTAACTTACAATTACAGAAAGTTTTAAAAAGTTTTCATGGAAAGATAAAACAAATACCTTCAATGTATTCAGCAATTAAATATCACGGGCATGCATTGTACAAATATGCAAGACAAGGAATTGTGATATCGAGAAAGGTTAGAGACGCAATAATTTACGAATTAAAAGTTCTTGGCTATAGTTATAAACATAAGTATTTAGAATTAGATATAATTTGTTCTAAAGGCACATATATTCGAACATTAATAGAAGATGTAGGTGAAAAATTAAATTGTGGAGCACACGTTATTTCTTTGCGTCGTTTGCAAGTAGGTAATTATACTAGTTTCCAGATGATAGACATAAAGACATTAAATAAATTAGTAAAATATAATATTAATGTACTTGAGCATATTTTGTTATCTGTAGATAATGCTATTTCTTGTTTTCCAGAAGTAAATATTGTTCCAAATGTTATTAAAAATCTTCAAAATGGACAAAAAGTAAAAACTCATTCTGGTTTTATTAATCAATTTGTTCGTATAACTGAAGGTATAAATAGAAGATTTATTGGAATTGGAAAAATTAATAATATTAATGAATTATATTCTTATCGTTTAATCATATGA
- the nusA gene encoding transcription termination factor NusA — MNKEILAVVEAVSNEKSLPREKIFEALECALAIATKKKYDQEIDVRVKINRKNGNFETFRRWLVVNQVLQPTKEITLEAAKFEDVTVKVNDYIEDKMISVTFDRITTQTAKQVIVQKVREAERAMIVEQFRKYFGKILTGIVKKINRESITLDLGNNAEALILKEDMLPRENFRLGDRVRGVLYAIYPESRGAQLFVTRSKPEMLIELFKIEVPEIGEEIIEIKSAARDPGSRAKIAVKSNDKRVDAVGACVGMRGARVQAVSSELCGERIDIVLWDKNSAQFIINSMAPAEVSSIVLDEDRHTIDIAVDSNNLAQAIGRNGQNVRLASQLSGWEINVMTVDDLKLKHQEEKDKILNIFTKYLKIDQKISNILIDEGFSSIEELVYIPFNELLNINSITQELAYSIRESAKKALCAIELENKKVINERKLHKDLLNLKGMNQKLAFKLAKKNIFSLEDLAEQGIDDLIDIENLNSNTAGMLIMAARNICWFGNKTSA, encoded by the coding sequence ATGAATAAAGAAATTCTAGCAGTTGTAGAAGCGGTTTCTAATGAAAAATCGTTACCTCGTGAAAAAATTTTTGAAGCATTAGAATGCGCATTAGCTATTGCTACTAAGAAAAAATACGATCAAGAAATTGATGTACGAGTTAAAATAAATAGAAAAAATGGAAATTTTGAAACGTTTCGTCGATGGTTAGTGGTTAATCAAGTATTACAACCAACTAAAGAAATTACTTTAGAAGCTGCTAAATTTGAAGACGTGACAGTAAAAGTTAATGATTATATAGAAGATAAGATGATTTCTGTAACATTTGATAGAATAACAACACAAACTGCTAAACAAGTTATTGTTCAAAAAGTTCGTGAAGCAGAAAGAGCAATGATTGTAGAACAATTTAGGAAATATTTTGGAAAGATTCTAACAGGAATAGTAAAAAAAATAAATAGAGAAAGTATTACTTTAGATTTAGGTAATAATGCTGAAGCTTTGATTTTGAAAGAAGATATGCTTCCTAGAGAAAACTTTAGATTAGGTGATCGTGTTCGAGGTGTGTTATATGCTATTTACCCCGAATCTCGCGGAGCTCAATTATTTGTAACTCGATCTAAACCAGAAATGTTAATTGAATTATTTAAAATTGAAGTTCCAGAAATAGGAGAAGAAATTATTGAAATAAAATCAGCAGCACGCGATCCAGGATCACGTGCTAAAATAGCTGTAAAAAGTAATGATAAAAGAGTTGATGCAGTTGGAGCATGTGTAGGTATGCGTGGTGCACGCGTTCAAGCAGTTTCTAGTGAATTGTGTGGTGAGAGAATAGACATTGTATTATGGGATAAAAATTCAGCACAATTCATTATTAATTCAATGGCTCCAGCTGAAGTTTCATCTATTGTATTAGATGAAGATCGTCATACTATTGATATAGCTGTAGATTCTAACAATTTAGCTCAAGCAATTGGAAGAAATGGGCAAAATGTACGTTTAGCGTCTCAATTAAGTGGATGGGAAATAAATGTAATGACAGTAGATGATTTAAAATTAAAACATCAGGAAGAGAAAGATAAAATTTTAAATATTTTTACAAAATATTTAAAAATTGATCAGAAAATTTCTAATATTTTAATTGACGAAGGGTTTTCTTCTATAGAAGAATTAGTTTACATTCCATTTAATGAATTACTAAATATTAATTCTATAACACAAGAATTAGCATATTCTATACGAGAAAGTGCAAAAAAGGCTTTATGTGCTATAGAGTTAGAAAATAAAAAAGTAATTAATGAACGTAAATTGCATAAAGATTTGTTAAATTTAAAAGGTATGAACCAAAAACTTGCTTTTAAATTAGCAAAAAAAAATATTTTTAGTTTAGAAGATTTGGCCGAACAGGGGATTGATGATTTGATAGATATTGAAAATTTAAATTCTAATACTGCTGGAATGTTAATTATGGCTGCTAGAAATATATGTTGGTTTGGTAATAAAACTAGTGCATAG
- the infB gene encoding translation initiation factor IF-2 has protein sequence MEMINIQDLANEVDMSVDRLVQVCIKIGILKTKYDTITQLEKLTILNYLNENLKNSNKNVLMLKRKIRSTVKIFSSGGKNKCISIEIRKNKRYSKSNDDIKTFLEKNKDINLNKSEIVLSAKEDSKIFVSHSKDNINSNINDTCTIRKKFNKNFKKQQKINILSEKEDKNNLDNVLNVEQGSKKKINFKNVVLEEKKENKVKFSNYIKLSEKYNTRKVSNFLTSKNIRDHNNVEKHRRNRNKILRNKHQKDNFSFEKNLSDKNIKLDNCIHKKSIKNKKESLLKQVFKKPLRAINRNIILSSAISIFNLANKMAVKSSEIIKMMARLGYTVTINQIIDQDIAQLVAEEMGHKVTICYENKLEDKIMRDRDFGDGIKKTRPPIITIMGHVDHGKTSLLDKIRLTRVADSEPGRITQHIGAYHIKINNKIITFLDTPGHSAFTAMRARGAQVTDIVILVIAIDDGIKPQTIEAIQHAQAASVPIIIAINKIDKLITNIEKIKNELTKYNILPEEWGGDNIFVNISAKSGEGIESLLNAILTQSEMLELKSISNGMASGLVIESYLDKGRGPTAIILIKEGKLNKGDIVLCGFEYGKVRSIRDDLENEVNSIGPSIPVKILGLSGIPLAGDKIVVVRDEKQAREVATYRQKKFKEQKMSKQRQLKSLDIFEDVKRSSNPSLNIVIKSDVQGSLEAISYSLLKLSNDEIKINIIGKGVGGITETDVLLAAASNAIIIGFNVRADSSAKRIIEFENVDFRYYSVIYQIIDEIKNCICGMLSPKYQQKIIGLANVRSIFKSPKIGVIAGCIVMEGIIKRNSIIQILRNNVVIHKGELISLRRFKEDVSEVRCGVECGIGMKNFNDICIEDIIEVFETIEIKQ, from the coding sequence ATGGAAATGATAAATATACAAGACTTAGCTAATGAAGTAGATATGTCAGTAGATAGGTTAGTACAGGTGTGCATAAAAATTGGTATTTTAAAAACAAAATATGACACTATTACTCAATTAGAAAAATTAACTATATTGAATTATTTAAATGAAAACCTAAAAAATTCAAACAAAAATGTTTTAATGTTAAAAAGAAAAATTCGTAGCACCGTAAAAATTTTTAGTTCAGGAGGGAAAAATAAGTGTATATCTATTGAAATTAGAAAAAATAAACGATATTCAAAAAGTAACGATGATATAAAAACATTTTTAGAAAAAAATAAAGATATAAATTTAAATAAATCTGAAATTGTTTTATCTGCAAAAGAAGATTCAAAAATTTTTGTTAGTCATTCTAAGGATAATATTAACTCAAATATTAATGACACTTGTACAATAAGGAAAAAGTTCAATAAAAATTTTAAAAAACAACAAAAAATAAATATTTTGAGTGAAAAAGAAGACAAAAATAATTTAGATAACGTTCTTAATGTTGAACAAGGATCTAAAAAAAAAATAAATTTTAAAAATGTTGTGCTAGAAGAAAAAAAAGAAAATAAAGTTAAATTTAGTAATTATATAAAACTATCAGAAAAATATAATACTCGTAAAGTATCTAATTTTTTAACTTCAAAAAACATTCGTGATCATAACAACGTAGAAAAACATCGTCGTAATCGAAATAAAATATTAAGAAATAAACATCAAAAAGATAATTTTTCTTTTGAAAAAAACTTAAGTGATAAAAACATTAAACTAGATAATTGCATTCATAAAAAAAGTATAAAAAACAAAAAGGAAAGTTTATTAAAGCAAGTATTTAAAAAGCCATTACGTGCTATTAATAGAAATATTATTCTTAGTAGTGCTATTTCTATATTTAATTTAGCAAATAAAATGGCGGTAAAAAGCTCTGAAATAATTAAAATGATGGCACGGTTGGGTTATACAGTGACTATTAATCAAATTATTGATCAAGATATAGCACAATTAGTTGCTGAAGAAATGGGTCATAAAGTTACAATTTGTTATGAAAACAAGTTAGAAGATAAAATTATGAGAGATCGTGATTTTGGCGATGGAATTAAAAAAACTCGACCTCCAATTATTACTATAATGGGGCATGTGGATCATGGAAAAACATCATTATTAGACAAAATTAGATTAACGAGGGTAGCTGACAGCGAACCAGGAAGAATTACTCAGCACATTGGTGCTTATCATATTAAAATAAATAATAAAATCATTACTTTTTTGGATACCCCGGGTCATTCAGCATTTACTGCTATGCGAGCTCGTGGCGCACAAGTAACAGACATTGTTATTTTAGTAATTGCAATTGATGATGGAATAAAACCTCAAACGATAGAAGCTATACAACATGCTCAGGCAGCTTCTGTTCCAATAATAATTGCTATAAATAAAATAGATAAATTAATTACAAATATAGAAAAAATTAAAAATGAATTAACAAAATATAATATTCTTCCAGAAGAATGGGGAGGAGATAACATTTTTGTAAACATTTCAGCTAAATCAGGTGAAGGAATTGAAAGTTTATTGAACGCAATTTTGACGCAATCAGAAATGTTGGAATTGAAATCTATATCTAATGGAATGGCTTCAGGATTAGTCATTGAATCGTATCTTGATAAAGGTAGAGGTCCAACAGCAATTATTTTAATTAAAGAAGGGAAGTTAAATAAAGGTGATATAGTATTGTGTGGATTTGAATATGGAAAAGTACGTTCTATTAGAGATGATTTAGAAAATGAAGTTAATTCGATTGGCCCATCTATACCAGTTAAAATACTTGGACTATCTGGAATACCTTTAGCTGGTGATAAAATTGTTGTTGTTCGTGATGAAAAACAAGCACGTGAAGTAGCTACATATCGTCAAAAAAAGTTTAAAGAACAAAAAATGTCTAAGCAACGACAGTTAAAATCATTAGATATTTTTGAAGATGTTAAACGTAGTAGTAATCCAAGTTTGAATATCGTTATAAAATCTGATGTTCAAGGGTCTTTAGAGGCAATTTCATATTCTTTGTTAAAGTTGTCTAACGATGAAATTAAGATTAACATTATAGGAAAAGGTGTTGGAGGAATTACAGAAACTGATGTTTTATTAGCAGCAGCATCGAATGCAATAATTATAGGTTTTAATGTGCGTGCTGATTCTTCTGCAAAACGTATTATTGAGTTTGAAAATGTAGATTTTCGTTATTATTCAGTAATATATCAAATTATTGATGAAATAAAAAATTGTATATGTGGTATGTTATCTCCAAAATATCAACAAAAAATTATTGGTTTAGCTAACGTTCGAAGTATATTTAAGTCTCCAAAAATTGGCGTTATTGCTGGATGTATAGTAATGGAGGGTATAATTAAACGTAATAGCATTATTCAAATATTAAGAAATAATGTAGTTATACATAAAGGAGAATTAATATCATTACGCCGTTTTAAGGAGGATGTTTCAGAAGTTCGATGCGGAGTAGAATGCGGAATTGGAATGAAAAATTTTAATGATATTTGTATTGAAGATATAATAGAAGTATTTGAAACAATAGAAATTAAACAATAA
- the rbfA gene encoding 30S ribosome-binding factor RbfA, giving the protein MQKLNRSFKISNEIKKKISWIICYQLCDPRLFNILISVSSVNLSRDFSYAKIYVSILNNKNISFKEILTILQNSSKHIRYLLAKGIFLRIIPTLHFCHDSSYVNGTKITNLINNVLYNK; this is encoded by the coding sequence ATGCAAAAACTTAATCGTTCTTTTAAAATATCGAACGAAATAAAGAAAAAGATTTCATGGATTATCTGTTATCAGTTATGTGATCCTCGTTTGTTTAACATTTTAATTTCTGTATCAAGTGTTAATCTTTCTCGTGATTTTAGTTATGCTAAAATATATGTTAGTATTTTAAATAATAAGAATATATCGTTTAAAGAAATATTAACAATATTACAAAACTCTTCTAAACATATAAGATATTTGTTAGCAAAGGGTATTTTTTTACGAATTATTCCAACTTTACATTTTTGTCATGATAGTTCATATGTAAATGGTACAAAAATAACGAATTTAATTAACAATGTATTATATAATAAATGA
- the rpsO gene encoding 30S ribosomal protein S15, with product MSENMNIKSKIITQFGVNSKDSGKSEVQIALLTNRINYLQNHFSLHKKDHCSRRGLLNMVSKRRKLLNYLKDENISRYINIINQLKLRR from the coding sequence ATGTCTGAAAATATGAATATAAAAAGCAAAATAATAACACAATTTGGGGTTAATAGTAAAGATAGTGGTAAATCCGAAGTTCAAATAGCTTTGTTAACAAATAGAATTAATTATTTACAAAATCATTTTTCTCTTCATAAAAAAGATCATTGCAGTCGTCGGGGTCTTTTAAATATGGTTTCGAAACGTAGAAAATTATTAAATTATTTAAAAGATGAAAATATATCTCGTTATATTAATATTATTAATCAATTAAAATTGCGTCGATAA